A single genomic interval of Bacillus sp. es.036 harbors:
- a CDS encoding NAD(P)/FAD-dependent oxidoreductase: MDQKKDLLIIGGGPAGISAAIWAKRLGLNHLLLEEKNDLGGQLNTIYNQIVDYPGMIAPNGQYLQKKLTEHAHKINFDYALNSAVTSIDWKKKILKTIADDTYEFRSLLIATGSSPRKLHVPGEQEMIDQKEVYSATRDKSKFINKDVAVIGGGDRAFEGALLLAEAGSRVTLIHRSDHFKARQEYKDPVMEHENISILTGTVVTGIKGKGRKVLSLSSKDLHETIEVDGVFIRIGVQPNTGPYSEGIALDDEGYINCNADGETSLPYVYAAGDVCTRPLLSSIASAVGQGMTAVKQLSFYLEN; this comes from the coding sequence GTGGACCAAAAAAAAGACCTCTTAATTATCGGGGGAGGACCAGCTGGTATTTCAGCAGCCATATGGGCGAAACGCCTCGGACTAAATCATTTGTTACTTGAAGAAAAGAATGATCTCGGTGGTCAATTAAATACCATCTACAATCAAATTGTCGATTACCCTGGCATGATCGCACCAAACGGTCAATACCTACAGAAAAAACTTACTGAACATGCCCACAAAATAAATTTTGACTATGCTTTAAATTCAGCTGTTACGTCAATTGATTGGAAGAAAAAAATTCTTAAAACAATCGCTGATGATACATATGAATTTCGCTCTTTGCTCATTGCTACAGGATCATCACCTCGAAAACTCCATGTTCCCGGTGAACAGGAAATGATCGATCAGAAAGAAGTATATTCAGCTACTAGAGATAAATCTAAATTTATTAATAAGGACGTCGCTGTAATTGGCGGAGGCGATCGAGCTTTTGAGGGTGCCTTACTACTTGCTGAAGCTGGCTCTCGAGTAACCCTTATTCACCGTTCTGATCACTTTAAAGCTCGTCAAGAATATAAAGATCCTGTGATGGAACATGAAAACATCTCGATCCTTACCGGAACAGTCGTAACTGGAATAAAGGGAAAAGGTAGGAAAGTTTTATCTTTATCTAGTAAAGATCTTCATGAAACAATTGAAGTGGATGGTGTGTTTATTCGAATTGGTGTCCAACCAAATACCGGACCTTACAGTGAAGGTATTGCACTTGATGACGAAGGCTATATCAATTGCAATGCAGATGGTGAAACATCACTTCCCTACGTGTATGCTGCTGGAGATGTTTGTACGCGCCCACTTTTGTCTAGCATCGCTTCTGCAGTTGGCCAGGGAATGACGGCTGTGAAACAACTCTCGTTTTATCTAGAAAATTAA
- a CDS encoding alanine/glycine:cation symporter family protein: MDAILNAITEFSAFIWGYPMMILLLGGGLFLTIRLGFFQILFFPHALKHTIGKVFKKEKGDGTISPFQAFASALASTAGATNIVGVPVAIAFGGPGAIFWMWVVSIIGMSTKFSEIVLGIKYREEDKNGVYVGGPMYYIRKGLGWKFASSLFAFGLMIEIIPSVMVQTNSISTLSESAFGLPTWLTGVILIILITAVVFGGIRRIGAVAEKIVPFMVLTYIAGAIGVMIINIEEFPNVISLIFVHAFQPISAAGGFAGAGFAAAVRWGLARGLYSNEAGMGTASIAHSAAHTPHPCRQGLWGIFSVFIDTIVLCTVTAFTVLLSGAWKDVKPSNAADMVSDAFSGLMGPTWGPIFVSSLLLIFVISTIGVLVFYGEKQAEYLFGIPFSRVMRFVYILSIFVGAIGGLQFVWELVDITLALFVVPNVIAILFLSKEVKELTDDYKFNFLKQAQTKDKGISS, encoded by the coding sequence ATGGACGCTATTTTAAATGCAATAACCGAGTTTTCCGCATTCATCTGGGGTTACCCAATGATGATCTTACTTTTAGGCGGCGGATTATTTCTAACAATACGGTTAGGCTTCTTTCAAATCCTATTTTTTCCCCATGCTTTAAAACATACGATCGGTAAAGTATTCAAAAAAGAAAAAGGTGATGGCACCATTTCACCTTTCCAAGCATTTGCTTCAGCGCTCGCATCCACTGCTGGCGCAACGAACATAGTTGGGGTTCCTGTTGCCATCGCTTTCGGTGGACCTGGTGCGATTTTTTGGATGTGGGTCGTTTCCATTATTGGGATGTCAACCAAATTCTCAGAAATTGTGCTCGGCATCAAATATCGTGAAGAAGATAAAAACGGCGTTTATGTTGGTGGCCCTATGTACTACATAAGAAAAGGGTTAGGGTGGAAATTTGCCTCTTCTCTCTTCGCATTTGGATTAATGATTGAAATTATACCTAGTGTCATGGTACAAACAAACTCCATTTCAACACTATCTGAAAGTGCTTTTGGTTTACCTACATGGCTTACTGGCGTTATTTTAATCATTTTGATTACCGCCGTTGTTTTTGGTGGAATTCGAAGAATAGGCGCAGTAGCTGAGAAAATCGTTCCATTTATGGTGCTTACATATATTGCTGGTGCGATCGGCGTCATGATTATTAATATTGAGGAATTCCCGAACGTGATCAGTCTAATTTTCGTCCACGCCTTTCAACCAATCTCTGCGGCAGGTGGATTTGCTGGTGCGGGATTTGCTGCTGCAGTTAGGTGGGGACTGGCTCGAGGACTTTATTCGAACGAAGCCGGGATGGGTACGGCATCAATCGCCCATTCTGCAGCACACACCCCTCATCCATGTAGACAGGGATTATGGGGCATCTTCAGCGTATTTATTGATACAATCGTCCTCTGTACCGTTACAGCATTCACTGTACTTTTGTCAGGAGCTTGGAAAGATGTGAAGCCTTCTAATGCAGCTGATATGGTATCAGATGCATTCTCTGGATTAATGGGACCTACCTGGGGACCGATATTCGTTTCTTCCCTCTTATTGATCTTTGTTATTAGTACGATTGGTGTACTCGTGTTTTACGGTGAAAAACAAGCTGAGTACTTATTTGGGATTCCTTTTTCTCGAGTGATGCGTTTCGTTTATATTCTTTCGATTTTTGTCGGGGCTATTGGTGGCCTTCAATTCGTTTGGGAGCTCGTTGATATTACACTCGCGTTGTTTGTTGTTCCAAACGTGATTGCCATTCTATTCCTTAGTAAGGAAGTAAAAGAACTGACCGACGATTATAAATTCAACTTCTTAAAGCAAGCTCAAACAAAAGATAAAGGCATTAGTTCATAA
- a CDS encoding DNA alkylation repair protein — MTAYLCPRCKTNRMRFNKIEQKATSVKLDPESGEVVSVMEEGKADPFHMEYKGPNVRVQCAACGEIGDEETFIQFAKSHPRHS, encoded by the coding sequence ATGACAGCATATTTGTGTCCTAGATGTAAGACGAATCGTATGAGATTTAATAAAATTGAGCAAAAAGCTACTTCAGTGAAGTTAGACCCAGAGTCAGGAGAAGTCGTTTCTGTTATGGAGGAAGGGAAAGCGGATCCTTTTCATATGGAATACAAAGGACCAAATGTCAGAGTTCAATGTGCTGCATGTGGTGAAATTGGAGATGAAGAAACGTTTATTCAATTTGCTAAATCTCACCCGCGTCATTCCTAA
- a CDS encoding D-alanyl-D-alanine carboxypeptidase family protein, whose amino-acid sequence MSLKHIAHLIVVICITTSLIPVVTSAKETPTIRSETAILIDGKTGQVLYEKNSSEEMYPASITKIATALMAVKSNKMDEMVTVSENARAAEGTRVYLKEGETVPLDKLVKGMMINSGNDAAIAIAEHLSGDVESFSNELNEFLSEEVGVQNTHFVNPNGLFDKEHLTTAEDMAKITHYAMKNEEFRSLFGMKQMMWNGEDWETTLINHHRLLLDYDFVTGGKNGYVSKSGFTLVTTASKGDQELIAVTMKATDDKIAYQDTLNLLNYGFSDFTPVEFEKGTELGVVNQKKYSLSEDITLYQNDDYPIDLTLSNENQLVSVGNSYRSNLDLELLTTTSIESNAPEQKTEAKPVAQVKDEETESIFSSSTILYLGIGIFLFIIICLILGRSNTSVKRHRTFP is encoded by the coding sequence ATGAGTTTAAAACACATTGCGCATCTTATTGTCGTTATCTGCATAACAACGAGTTTGATTCCTGTCGTAACATCTGCAAAAGAAACGCCAACCATTAGAAGTGAGACCGCGATCCTTATTGATGGAAAGACAGGACAGGTTCTTTATGAGAAAAACAGCTCAGAAGAAATGTATCCTGCGAGTATTACGAAAATTGCAACCGCATTAATGGCAGTAAAGTCCAATAAAATGGATGAGATGGTTACTGTTAGCGAAAATGCACGGGCAGCAGAAGGTACGAGAGTTTATTTAAAGGAAGGAGAAACAGTCCCTTTAGATAAATTAGTAAAAGGTATGATGATTAATTCAGGAAATGATGCCGCCATTGCTATTGCAGAGCATTTGAGTGGAGATGTGGAATCGTTTTCTAATGAATTAAATGAATTTTTAAGTGAAGAAGTAGGTGTTCAGAACACTCACTTTGTAAATCCTAACGGTCTTTTTGATAAAGAGCATCTTACGACTGCAGAGGATATGGCAAAAATCACCCATTATGCGATGAAGAATGAAGAGTTTCGATCACTATTTGGAATGAAACAAATGATGTGGAACGGGGAAGACTGGGAGACGACCCTTATCAATCACCATCGCCTCTTACTTGATTACGATTTCGTTACTGGTGGAAAGAATGGCTATGTATCAAAATCTGGTTTTACCCTTGTCACGACTGCTTCGAAAGGTGATCAAGAATTAATTGCTGTTACGATGAAAGCAACAGATGACAAAATCGCTTATCAGGATACGTTAAATCTTCTTAATTATGGATTTAGTGACTTTACACCGGTTGAGTTTGAGAAAGGAACTGAACTGGGCGTTGTCAATCAAAAGAAATACAGTCTTTCAGAGGACATTACTCTGTATCAAAATGACGATTATCCGATCGATCTTACATTATCAAATGAAAACCAACTTGTGAGTGTAGGAAATTCATATCGTTCAAATCTTGATTTAGAGTTATTAACCACAACTTCTATAGAAAGTAACGCTCCTGAGCAAAAAACTGAAGCTAAACCTGTTGCACAAGTTAAGGATGAGGAAACTGAATCCATTTTTTCAAGTAGCACGATCCTTTATCTAGGGATTGGCATTTTTCTCTTCATTATCATTTGTTTGATTTTGGGAAGAAGCAATACTTCTGTCAAAAGACATCGTACATTTCCATAA
- a CDS encoding YppE family protein, translating to MQNTQKLRELTKKLLQINEEARVQYTTRTHLDDYKVNFYEEVKPFADRALMLLKDWEPLAREWVMYNKPKYLYPIQIKNTFENIEMISVVAWQKDTGPKKFNERVQSVEYVLEKLMEEVK from the coding sequence ATGCAAAACACACAAAAATTACGTGAATTGACTAAGAAGTTATTACAAATAAATGAAGAAGCAAGAGTGCAATATACAACGCGCACTCACCTTGATGACTATAAGGTGAATTTTTATGAAGAAGTGAAACCATTTGCTGATCGAGCATTAATGCTTCTTAAAGATTGGGAGCCTTTAGCGAGGGAATGGGTTATGTACAATAAACCTAAATATTTGTATCCAATTCAAATTAAGAATACGTTTGAAAATATTGAAATGATTTCGGTTGTTGCCTGGCAAAAAGATACAGGGCCAAAAAAATTCAATGAGCGGGTACAATCGGTTGAATATGTGTTAGAAAAGTTAATGGAGGAAGTGAAGTGA
- a CDS encoding YjcZ family sporulation protein has protein sequence MPCHQPAGNGFALIVVLFILLIIVGTAFIKC, from the coding sequence ATGCCTTGTCATCAACCTGCAGGAAATGGATTTGCGCTAATCGTCGTTCTTTTCATCCTGCTTATCATCGTAGGAACTGCTTTTATTAAATGCTAG
- a CDS encoding bifunctional 5,10-methylenetetrahydrofolate dehydrogenase/5,10-methenyltetrahydrofolate cyclohydrolase: MTNETKILDGKAVANRIKEELKTRVASLKEKDVTPSLVTILVGDDPSSETYVRMKGNACERVGITSKKIHLSEDTTTETLVQTIEELNQDASVHGILLQHPVPSQIDERLAFETIAIEKDVDGVTSAGYGQTALGFGTYPSCTPAAIMKIMEDYDIKAEGKHAVVIGRSPILGKPVSALLLNQNATVTTCHSRTTNLASHVQQADIVIAAVGKPEFIKGDWVKDGAVVLDAGYNKGNVGDVEYEAAAKKASYITPVPGGVGPVTIAMLLKHTVDAAEKTVQ; encoded by the coding sequence ATGACAAACGAAACAAAAATTTTAGACGGTAAAGCAGTTGCTAATCGCATAAAAGAAGAGTTAAAGACAAGAGTCGCATCTCTTAAAGAAAAGGATGTGACGCCAAGCCTTGTGACGATACTTGTTGGAGATGATCCATCTTCTGAGACCTATGTAAGAATGAAAGGCAATGCGTGTGAGCGGGTAGGAATTACCTCTAAAAAAATTCACCTCTCTGAAGACACAACAACTGAAACGCTCGTACAGACAATTGAAGAGTTAAACCAGGATGCTTCTGTGCATGGTATATTGCTTCAACACCCCGTTCCATCTCAAATTGATGAACGTCTTGCTTTTGAAACCATTGCGATCGAGAAAGATGTTGATGGTGTAACGAGTGCTGGCTATGGCCAAACAGCTCTTGGATTTGGAACTTATCCATCTTGCACTCCTGCAGCAATAATGAAAATCATGGAAGACTATGATATTAAAGCTGAAGGAAAGCACGCTGTTGTAATCGGCCGCAGCCCAATTTTAGGAAAACCAGTATCTGCGCTCTTATTAAATCAGAATGCAACTGTAACAACTTGTCATTCTAGAACCACTAACCTTGCTTCGCATGTGCAGCAAGCAGATATCGTAATTGCTGCAGTGGGCAAGCCGGAATTTATTAAAGGTGACTGGGTTAAAGATGGAGCTGTTGTGCTTGATGCTGGATATAACAAAGGAAACGTTGGAGATGTGGAATATGAAGCGGCAGCTAAGAAAGCGTCCTATATTACACCTGTTCCGGGCGGTGTGGGCCCAGTTACAATCGCGATGCTATTAAAACATACCGTTGATGCAGCTGAAAAAACAGTTCAATAA
- a CDS encoding alpha/beta-type small acid-soluble spore protein encodes MANNNSSNNLVVPGVQQALDQMKYEIASEFGVQLGPDSTARSNGSVGGEITKRLVQMAEQQMGGGSY; translated from the coding sequence ATGGCAAACAACAATAGCTCAAACAATCTGGTAGTCCCTGGTGTACAACAAGCTTTAGATCAAATGAAGTACGAAATTGCAAGTGAATTCGGAGTTCAACTTGGTCCAGACTCCACTGCTCGCTCTAACGGTTCTGTTGGAGGAGAAATCACAAAACGTCTTGTCCAAATGGCTGAACAACAAATGGGCGGCGGGAGCTACTAA
- a CDS encoding spore coat protein, translated as MNEKDMVNDYLSVLNSSLSNYGSVISQADNQQLRQALQQIRNTDEQRQYNLYQYAKQKGYYQPAAPAQVNEIQQVKSQLSGAQQQQNNQPPQMH; from the coding sequence ATGAACGAAAAAGATATGGTGAACGACTATTTATCAGTGTTAAACAGTAGCTTAAGCAATTACGGAAGCGTGATATCTCAAGCTGATAATCAGCAACTCCGACAGGCTCTTCAACAGATTCGTAATACAGATGAACAAAGACAGTATAACCTTTATCAGTACGCAAAACAGAAAGGATACTACCAACCTGCAGCGCCAGCTCAGGTTAATGAAATTCAACAAGTCAAGAGCCAATTGAGTGGTGCGCAACAACAACAAAACAATCAGCCACCTCAAATGCATTAA
- the kynU gene encoding kynureninase, with amino-acid sequence MFLMSLSQSIENAKKFDEKDPLAKFRREFYLNPNRLYMDGNSLGLLSKKAESSLLQSLEDWKHHGIDGWTDGQQPWFYMPENLGGMTSNLIGAHSSETMTTGSITTNLHQMLATFFKPSGKKTKILADSLTFPSDIYAIQSQLQLHGLSPDTHLIQVTSQDGRTLLEDDIIEAIDETVALILLPSVLYRSGQLLDIEKLTKAAHDKGAIIGFDLAHSIGAIPHKLHEWKVDFAVWCTYKYLNSGPGGVGGLFVHKDHLGRRPGLAGWFSSKKDVQFDMSHTLTHAETAGAYQIGTPHIFSMAPLIGSLELMNDAGIESIRAKSLSLTRYLMELVEENLREDGFVITNPLEDDRRGGHVCLEHDEAARICKALKQNGVIPDFRSPNVIRLAPIALYSSYVDVYYVVEILKNIMREKTYQQFSNKRNVIA; translated from the coding sequence CTGTTTCTTATGAGTTTATCACAGTCCATTGAAAATGCTAAAAAATTCGACGAGAAAGATCCACTTGCGAAGTTCCGACGTGAATTTTATTTGAATCCGAACAGGCTATATATGGATGGAAATTCACTTGGTCTTCTTTCAAAAAAAGCTGAATCCTCTCTTCTTCAATCACTAGAAGACTGGAAACACCATGGAATAGACGGCTGGACTGATGGTCAACAACCCTGGTTTTATATGCCTGAAAACCTTGGTGGAATGACTTCTAACTTAATTGGCGCCCATTCTTCTGAAACCATGACAACCGGATCTATAACAACGAACCTTCATCAGATGCTTGCTACATTTTTTAAACCTTCTGGTAAAAAGACGAAAATTCTTGCTGATTCTCTAACATTTCCATCGGATATTTATGCGATTCAAAGTCAATTACAACTTCACGGGTTATCACCAGATACACACCTTATTCAAGTTACAAGTCAAGATGGTAGAACGCTATTGGAAGATGACATTATTGAGGCGATTGATGAGACAGTTGCCCTCATTCTTCTCCCTTCTGTTCTGTATCGAAGTGGTCAATTACTCGATATTGAGAAGTTAACGAAAGCGGCTCATGATAAAGGAGCGATCATCGGATTTGATTTGGCTCACTCAATAGGAGCCATTCCACATAAACTTCATGAATGGAAGGTGGATTTCGCCGTTTGGTGTACATACAAATACTTAAATAGTGGACCTGGTGGAGTTGGCGGCCTTTTCGTTCATAAGGATCACCTGGGAAGACGCCCTGGACTTGCGGGTTGGTTCAGTTCGAAAAAGGACGTGCAATTTGATATGAGTCATACGCTTACTCATGCAGAAACCGCCGGCGCTTATCAAATTGGAACACCTCATATTTTTAGCATGGCCCCATTAATCGGATCGTTAGAATTGATGAATGATGCAGGGATTGAATCGATACGAGCAAAATCACTTTCCCTAACGAGGTATCTAATGGAACTTGTTGAAGAAAACCTGAGGGAAGATGGCTTTGTGATTACCAACCCATTAGAAGATGATCGGCGCGGTGGACATGTTTGTTTGGAGCATGATGAAGCTGCACGTATATGTAAAGCGTTAAAACAAAATGGCGTCATTCCAGATTTTCGTTCTCCAAACGTCATTAGACTCGCACCGATTGCCCTTTATTCATCTTATGTAGACGTCTATTACGTTGTAGAGATTCTTAAAAACATCATGCGCGAAAAGACGTATCAACAATTTTCTAACAAACGAAATGTTATCGCTTAA
- a CDS encoding 5' nucleotidase, NT5C type — MITLLIDMDSVICDLMSEWHRRYNEDYQDNLSVENLMCWRSEDYVKSECGKKIYEYLDQPGIFLHLNPLPDAIEVLERLSLNYDVLIVTSSRTYAYTEKEQWVEKNLPFIGKNNLIFSHRKEMIRGDLLFDDAPHNLMAFKNTGRTAIAMNYPYNANIDVPRVNNWLEFEKWLVTWK; from the coding sequence ATGATAACCCTTCTAATTGATATGGACTCTGTCATTTGTGATTTGATGTCAGAATGGCACCGCAGGTATAACGAAGATTATCAAGACAATCTTTCTGTTGAAAACCTTATGTGCTGGCGCTCTGAAGATTATGTAAAAAGCGAATGTGGAAAGAAGATTTATGAGTACCTGGATCAACCTGGTATCTTCCTTCACTTAAACCCTCTTCCAGATGCGATCGAAGTTCTTGAACGACTCTCTTTGAACTATGATGTCCTAATTGTAACTAGCAGCCGTACATATGCTTATACTGAAAAAGAACAGTGGGTTGAGAAAAACCTCCCATTTATCGGTAAAAATAATTTGATTTTCTCTCATCGAAAAGAAATGATTCGTGGTGACTTATTGTTTGATGATGCCCCTCATAATCTAATGGCCTTTAAAAATACTGGCAGAACAGCGATCGCCATGAATTATCCTTATAATGCTAACATTGATGTTCCTCGTGTTAACAATTGGCTAGAGTTTGAGAAATGGCTTGTAACATGGAAGTGA